One Acutalibacter muris DNA window includes the following coding sequences:
- a CDS encoding tyrosine-type recombinase/integrase: protein MDERGERQRKSFSGKTKAEVTKKMTDYVAAFNDTLQGSDESRKTLRESMTHWLQVFKFPSVERTTYDRCECTLEHQIFPLLGDKVVGDITAADLKELLNHWMRNGYAYTTVKKVYIVLNEYFRYLTQQEILVKNPMNSVPMIKKSNFMAAQNKEDLPTQETVTVFTPEEIEKFKAEAFSKFSNGKPKYQQPAAYILMLNTGLRTGELLGLLNSDINLEGRYLEVRQGVKEVCKREGTDYVPGREVKVGKTKTATSKRRVPLNGAAVAAIEELRAERDFGPNSPLVSDEKGGYTRPVNFRKRYYRILKAAGIEQKGLHSLRHHFATQLINGVKQPDGTILALSPRQVADLLGHSTSQITEMYYVKKDTTRLQGITDGFIF from the coding sequence ATGGATGAGCGAGGGGAGCGACAACGGAAATCTTTCTCTGGCAAAACCAAGGCAGAGGTTACGAAGAAGATGACCGATTACGTTGCGGCCTTTAACGATACCTTGCAGGGGTCCGATGAATCTCGCAAAACGCTCAGGGAGAGCATGACCCACTGGCTCCAAGTGTTCAAGTTTCCTTCGGTGGAGCGCACAACCTACGACCGCTGTGAATGTACGTTAGAGCATCAAATTTTTCCTCTGCTTGGTGATAAGGTGGTGGGTGACATCACTGCTGCTGACCTCAAAGAATTGCTGAACCACTGGATGAGGAATGGCTACGCCTACACCACGGTGAAGAAAGTTTACATCGTTCTCAACGAGTATTTCCGCTACCTAACCCAGCAGGAAATCCTGGTGAAGAACCCCATGAACAGTGTACCCATGATAAAGAAATCGAACTTCATGGCGGCTCAGAACAAGGAAGATTTGCCCACGCAGGAAACGGTCACGGTGTTCACGCCGGAGGAAATAGAGAAATTCAAGGCCGAGGCATTCAGCAAATTTTCAAATGGCAAGCCAAAGTACCAGCAACCAGCGGCATACATTCTCATGCTGAACACAGGGTTACGGACAGGCGAACTGCTGGGCTTGCTAAATAGCGACATTAATTTGGAGGGCAGATACCTGGAGGTACGTCAGGGCGTGAAAGAGGTTTGTAAGCGTGAAGGAACAGATTACGTCCCCGGCCGGGAGGTAAAGGTAGGCAAGACCAAGACGGCCACCAGTAAGCGCCGTGTGCCCTTAAATGGGGCCGCAGTAGCCGCGATAGAGGAACTACGTGCCGAACGCGATTTCGGGCCAAATTCGCCCCTTGTGAGCGACGAGAAGGGCGGTTACACCCGCCCGGTGAACTTCCGAAAGAGGTACTACCGAATCTTGAAAGCAGCGGGCATAGAACAAAAAGGGCTACATTCACTCAGGCACCACTTCGCCACGCAGTTGATAAACGGTGTGAAACAGCCAGACGGCACAATTCTCGCCTTATCACCCCGTCAAGTAGCCGACCTTCTAGGCCACAGTACCTCTCAGATCACCGAGATGTACTACGTCAAGAAGGATACCACCCGCCTGCAAGGAATCACAGACGGGTTCATTTTTTAG